A section of the Oncorhynchus keta strain PuntledgeMale-10-30-2019 unplaced genomic scaffold, Oket_V2 Un_contig_18338_pilon_pilon, whole genome shotgun sequence genome encodes:
- the LOC127920093 gene encoding myosin light chain 3-like yields the protein MATKMLDFDSFLPIHQHICKAKDRGTYEDFVEGLRVFDKLGDGTVMGAELRHVLASLGEFNASDEAEQLMTNQEDAIRCVNYEDFVKHVMAS from the exons AGATGGCGACAAAGATGCTGGACTTCGACAGCTTCCTGCCAATCCACCAACACATCTGCAAAGCCAAGGACCGCGGCACATATGAGGATTTTGTTGAGGGTCTGAGGGTATTCGACAAACTGGGCGATGGCACAGTCATGGGCGCTGAGCTCAGGCACGTCCTGGCTTCACTAGGTGAGTTCAACGCCTCAGAC GAGGCTGAGCAGCTCATGACAAACCAGGAGGACGCCATCCGCTGTGTAAACTACGAAG ATTTTGTAAAACACGTCATGGCATCTTAA